Within Longimicrobium sp., the genomic segment GGCCGGGCGGCGGCGCCAGAGGAGGTAGGCGGGGAAGCCGGTGAGCACCAGCAGGTAGCCGATCCCCGCCGTGGCCGGCGTCAGGTACGCCAGGTCGAGCACCACCAGGGTGGAGAGGACGATGTACACCCACGGCGTGAGCGGGTAGCCGAAGGTGCGGTACGGGCGCTCCAGCGCGGGGCGGCGGCGGCGCATCACGATCACCGCCCCCACCATCAGCGCGTAGAACACCAGGTCCGCCGAGATGATGTACTCCAGGAGCTGCGTGTACACGTTGCCGAAGGTGACGGCGCCCGCCGCGTCGGTGGTGACGGTGCGCGGCAGGGTGAGCAGCGCGGCCCACACCCCCTGCGCCGCCAGCGCGGCCGCAGGGACGGCGCGGGCGTTCAACTCGCCCAGGCGGCGGAAGAAGAGCCCGTCGCGGGCCATGGCGTAGTAGACGCGCGCCCCGGCCAGGATCAGACCGTTGTTGCAGCCGAAGGTGGAGACCAGGATCGCCGCCGCCATCACCGCCGCGCCGGCGGGGCCGAAGAGCGACTGCATCATGGCCGTGGCCACGCGCTTCCCCGGCGCGTCGCGGATGCCGTCCAGCGGCAGGGTGACCACGTACGCCAGGTTCGCCAGCAGGTAGAGGCCGACCACCACCACGCAGCCGATCAAGAGCGCGCGCGGCAGGTTGCGCCCGGGGTCGCGCACCTCGCCGCCGGTGAAGGTCACGTTGTTCCACGCCGACTGCGCGAAGAGCGGCCCCACCATCGCCCGCCCCAGCAGCATCGCGAGCGCCAGCCCGCCGGCCGCGCCGATCCCGGGCTGCGCGACTTCCGGCCTCCACCCGTTCGCGGCCGGGCTCCACCAGTGCGAGGTGAACGCCGCGCTCCCCGCCTTCCACCCCAGGGTGAGCCCGATCACGATGAGCCCCGCCAGCGCCGCCGTCTTGGCCACCGTGAAGGTGTTCTGGATCAGCTTCCCCGTGCGCAGCCCCCGCGTGTTGGTGGCCGTCAGCAGCAGGATCATGGCGACGGCCACCAGCTGCTGGGTGGACAGGCTCACCGCGTAGCGCCCGAAGACGACCGGCTCCACCAGGTACGAGGAGGCGGAGACCCAGGGGACCAGCACGCCCAGGAAGTTGGCGAACGCCACCGCCACCGCGGCGATGGTCCCGGTCTGGATCACCAGGAAGAGGCCCCAGCCGAAGAGGAAGGCCAGCGCGGGGCCGTACGCCTCGCGCAGGAAGACGTACTGCCCGCCGGCCCGGGGCCAGAGCGCGGCCAGCTCCGCGCACGAGAGGGCGCCGGTGAGGGTCATCACCCCTGCCAGCGCCCACGCGGCCAGCAGCCACCCCGGCGCCCCCACCAGCCGCGTCGACTCGGCCGAGACGATGAAGATCCCCGACCCGATCATCGACCCGATCACCAGCATCGCGGCGTCGGTGAG encodes:
- a CDS encoding amino acid permease, with the protein product LTDAAMLVIGSMIGSGIFIVSAESTRLVGAPGWLLAAWALAGVMTLTGALSCAELAALWPRAGGQYVFLREAYGPALAFLFGWGLFLVIQTGTIAAVAVAFANFLGVLVPWVSASSYLVEPVVFGRYAVSLSTQQLVAVAMILLLTATNTRGLRTGKLIQNTFTVAKTAALAGLIVIGLTLGWKAGSAAFTSHWWSPAANGWRPEVAQPGIGAAGGLALAMLLGRAMVGPLFAQSAWNNVTFTGGEVRDPGRNLPRALLIGCVVVVGLYLLANLAYVVTLPLDGIRDAPGKRVATAMMQSLFGPAGAAVMAAAILVSTFGCNNGLILAGARVYYAMARDGLFFRRLGELNARAVPAAALAAQGVWAALLTLPRTVTTDAAGAVTFGNVYTQLLEYIISADLVFYALMVGAVIVMRRRRPALERPYRTFGYPLTPWVYIVLSTLVVLDLAYLTPATAGIGYLLVLTGFPAYLLWRRRPAPASEPSGAPGD